The genomic window GAGGCAAAATAATGCTAATTATAATAAATGGTGTatgttttgcattattttttggaTGTCTAAAATTCAGCTTAAAGTAATATTTATGAAACGATAAGGAAGTATGTCTACTGCTAGATAGTAagaaagtataaaattttttgttgctTTTAACTGGGCTGttattgttgtgttttttttttgtttcagacatGATGAGGCTGCTTTTTCTGTGGGGATTACTGTATCTCAGTGGCACTAGTGGTGAAGTTGTTTGTGGCAACCAACAGTACCTGCCCAACCCGTATAACTGCAGTACCTACTACGAATGTTCTAATGGCATTCCTTACCTGATGCCATGTCCATCGCACCAGGAGTTCAGCCCCACTACCCACACGTGTAAGAGTCCTGATGAAGCACAGTGTAAGACAAGCGTGGTGGAGATCAGTACAGCTTCAACAACAGTTGTACCAGTGACAACTACCAGTCAGACAACAAGCTATTACTGCCCTCAAAGTGACGACAGTGGCGCATATTTGTATCCCAACCCCTTGAGCTGTTCTTCATTCTACATGTGTCATGAAGGACACCTTGAACTTTTCCAGTGTTCACAAGGTCTAGAGTATTCTGTAACAGAACGGGTGTGTGTTTATCCAACTATGGCCAAATGTGACCTTAGTAATTTACCAACATTTCCGAATGGTCCCACAACACCAGCATCCTGTCAAGCTAACACTGCATCTACCAGTCCCACCACAAGTACTGCTGCTGGTCCTACTCCTAACTATTACTGTCCTGAAGTTGATGGAGCTAGTACCTATATTTACGCTAGCCCCTATAGCTGTTCTTCATATTACATGTGTACTGAAGGTAAACTGTACTTATTCCCATGTCCAGGAGAACTTGAGTTCTCTGCTACAGACAGAATATGTGTATTGCCCTCTTTATCCAAGTGTGATCTAAACCATCTACCAACTTATCCCACAGGGCCAACTGAAGCAATAACAGCTCCCAATCCCACAATCGCTACTGTTACTCCTGGTCCTGCTCCTAACTATTACTGTCCCGAAGTTGATGGAGCTAGTACCTACATATATGCTAGTCCCTATAGCTGTTCTTCATACTACATGTGCACTGGAGGTAAACTGTACTTATTCCCATGTCCAGGAGATCTTGAGTTCTCTGCTACAGACAGAATATGTGTATTACCCTCTTTATCCAAGTGTGATCTAAACCATCTACCAACTTATCCCACAGGGCCAACTGAAGCAATAACAGCTCCCAATCCCACAATCGCTACTGTTACTCCTGGTCCTGCTCCTAACTATTACTGTCCCGAAGTTGATGGAGCTAGTACCTACATATATGCTAGTCCTTATAACTGCTCTTCATACTACATGTGCACCGGAGGCAAACTGTACTTATTCCCATGTCCAGGAGGGCTTGATTTCTCTGTTACAGACAGAATATGTGTACTTCCCATTTTAGCCAAATGTGATCTTAACAATCTACCAAGTTATCCTACAGGACCGACAGAGGCAATAACAGCTGTCAACCCTACAACTACTACTGTTACTCCTGGTCCTACTCCTAACTATTACTGCCCTGAAGGTAATAATACTTCACAAACATACTTATATCCCAATCCATACAGTTGTTCCTCCTACTATATGTGCGTTGACAGGATTCTGTACCTTCTTCACTGTCCAGGAGACCTTGAGTACTCGGTTACTTACAAGGTATGTGCTTTAGCATCAATTGCAAAATGTGATCTGAATAACCTGCCATCGTATCCAACTGGTCATGCAACTGCTACAACAGTGGCATCTATTAACACAGCTACTGCTGTGACTTCTGTCCCAAATTACTATTGTCCTGAAATTGATACAAGTATAACATATTTATACCCTAATCCTTACAGCTGCTCTTCATATTACCAGTGTGTTGGAGGCAGTCTTCACCTGTATCAGTGCCCAGATGGTTTTGAGTACTCAGTGACACAGAGGGGCTGCGACTCCCCTTCCATAGCCAAGTGTGATCTCAACAATCTGCCAACGTTCCCTACTGGCCCCACTGCATTGGTCCCTACGGAGGCCACCACCCCAGCCCTGGTAGTTTCATCTCCTGCCACAACCACTGTTGATAATAGCGTGACCGTTCATTATGAGTGTCCTCCTAGTGAAAGTGGTGTCTATTACCGCTACCCTGGAGACTGTCACAGGTTCATCGAATGCAACTATGGGGTTGCTGAAGTACAGTCGTGTGCTGCCAACCTTTTGTTCAGCGAATCGAAGCAAATATGCGATTATCCTCAAAACGTTCCCGAATGCTCAACCACATCTTCTTCAGTAAGATAGTTTCTTCAGAGTcgtctgtatttattttaatatttataatatttttgacaTTCTATTTAAGTGTACTGAGAATGTGAAGTTATTGGAACAATATACAGTAATTTTGTTACAATacgatttatatttatgtttacaatGTATTGTCTTCGTTGTAAATTGTGaaagataaataaattattttgcacagtatttcttttatataatggttttttaatttcttacataACCATGTATTTGTAAatctactaaaaattattaaaaaaatggaaagacatttaatttatgctttttagtttaaaatctttttattagTAAAATACTTAATTACCTCACCTTAAAATAAACTGACGAATATACGGTTTATTGGTCACCATTATACATTTCTTATGAAAAGCATTTTTATAAGTACTGAAATGCATTTATGTTTTATACTAAATTTTCGCTCAGTGTTATTATTGTCTAGGGAGGATTAAAGTACTGATAGcaaaatttatttgatattttctATGAAATGTAACCATTTTGGCAGTATCCTTACtattattataaatgcgaatgtgagtgtttgtttgttacgctttcacgcagAAACTACATAACCGATCATAttgaaattttgtgcgcatattttcaagggtatacATAAGACACTTTtataaaaaatgatatttttttccgAAGGGAAAAATAACTGAAATTGGTATCTATGATCGTTAGACTGAGGtttgagtttttttaatgaaatttaacgcgatctggcgtttcaataagtaaattaaataattcgtcaatctaatactgtaataccggcggtcaattcactattcaatttaGTATAGCATCTTCttccacatttatttttatttttctgtcaccgccaagcaataattaaactttttaattttttattttaggtgTCTGTTATTTTCTTCTTACTCTATTTTCAGATTATAATCTATTTTCAGATTATACTCTATTTTCTTTTTCGAAATGCCTAGCAAACGTATATCTAACTCTAAGAATTCATATCGGGCCCAGGTGGCAAAATTGCTCGAACTCAAGAATCTTCCGTTCGTACAGAATTAAGAAGACAAGAACAAGCGAGGCGGCAATCTGCTTTGAGAGCTGGTGAAACAACTTCTCAGTGACAAGAAAGGTTAGAGGGCCAAGCCGACCATCAAGCTTCTTTGAGAGCAGCTGAGACGCCTCTTCAAACGCGGATTCGTTTAGATGATCAAGTTCAACGCCAAGCTACTTTACGAGCTTCTGAAACGCCTCTTCAAACGCAAATTCGTTTAGAAAGACAAGCTGAACAGCAGGCAGCTATTAGAGCGAGAGAAACTTCAGAACAATTATTGCAGGCGAGAAGAATCGTTCATGCAGAAATGAAAACCGCATGCCGTTGAAATTTTATGCGTAACAATTGGTTCGTATTTAATAATTCTGGAATTTCAATATGATCCTTCACTTAAATACCATAATCATTCTTTAACTGTATTGGCTCGATGAATAGAAAAGGCCAGTTTTGCGATGCTTTCAAATGGAAAAATGAAACTGCTGGAATGTGCTGTTCCAATGGTTTCGCTTCCTTTACTTGGTGAATCAGAGGAGCCTCTAAAAACTCTATATTTGTGTGATACAGATGAGTTGAAGCGTTTTTATAAGCAAAATCAGA from Bacillus rossius redtenbacheri isolate Brsri chromosome 1, Brsri_v3, whole genome shotgun sequence includes these protein-coding regions:
- the LOC134539462 gene encoding mucin-2-like gives rise to the protein MMRLLFLWGLLYLSGTSGEVVCGNQQYLPNPYNCSTYYECSNGIPYLMPCPSHQEFSPTTHTCKSPDEAQCKTSVVEISTASTTVVPVTTTSQTTSYYCPQSDDSGAYLYPNPLSCSSFYMCHEGHLELFQCSQGLEYSVTERVCVYPTMAKCDLSNLPTFPNGPTTPASCQANTASTSPTTSTAAGPTPNYYCPEVDGASTYIYASPYSCSSYYMCTEGKLYLFPCPGELEFSATDRICVLPSLSKCDLNHLPTYPTGPTEAITAPNPTIATVTPGPAPNYYCPEVDGASTYIYASPYSCSSYYMCTGGKLYLFPCPGDLEFSATDRICVLPSLSKCDLNHLPTYPTGPTEAITAPNPTIATVTPGPAPNYYCPEVDGASTYIYASPYNCSSYYMCTGGKLYLFPCPGGLDFSVTDRICVLPILAKCDLNNLPSYPTGPTEAITAVNPTTTTVTPGPTPNYYCPEGNNTSQTYLYPNPYSCSSYYMCVDRILYLLHCPGDLEYSVTYKVCALASIAKCDLNNLPSYPTGHATATTVASINTATAVTSVPNYYCPEIDTSITYLYPNPYSCSSYYQCVGGSLHLYQCPDGFEYSVTQRGCDSPSIAKCDLNNLPTFPTGPTALVPTEATTPALVVSSPATTTVDNSVTVHYECPPSESGVYYRYPGDCHRFIECNYGVAEVQSCAANLLFSESKQICDYPQNVPECSTTSSSVR